In Verrucomicrobiales bacterium, the genomic window GAACGGTCCGATCGAGGCCGGGGGGCAGAAAGTTCCACCCCATCCAAAGTCACCTTCGGCTTCACCACCGGATCCAAGGGACATAGGCCTGGAGCCATGTTCAGCACGAGGGAACTCACATTCTTCGTCTTGACGATCACACCCGAGCCTCCCGTGAGCACAGCCTCCACACGCCCCTGCTCCCAATGTTCTTCCAACCCTTCGATGCGAACCCAGGCCATCTCCGGATAACGGAGGGTATACGTGGCGAACCGGACCCGAGCAGGAAGTTGCTCTCGCCCGCGAGCCACGATGGCATCCAGCCTCTGATTGATCTCTGCCTTGGCCTCCGCCGTATAATGGTGACCCGCGTTGGTGCCAATAATGTGCACCAAGTCCAAGCCCTCGGCCTCCATCGCCTTCACCATCATGTCCGCCGCCTGCTTCTGCGAATCCTTGTCGCCACTATAGGCCACCGTCGGGCAGTGGGACAGATTGATGGCGTAGTCCGGACAATCATAGAGGTGCCAGAGCTTCCTCTCATACCAACTGGGCTGGATGGTCTCCTTCTGGAAGACCTTGAGGAAATCGGGGGTCTCAGAAAACCCGGCTCCAGGAGCCGCTGCCGCCCACTTGCTGGCATGATGCACCGCCATATGCCAGCAGGCCGCGCCGCCGAGGGAAAAACCTCGCACCACAATGCGATTCTCATCAATCGGATAGGATCGTCGAACATGGTCCATGGCTTCAAACGCGTCCACCTCACCGGCCAGCTTTTGCCCGTTGCAATAGCGACTGTAGGGATGCAGGACGAAGGTGTCCCGCGGCACAAACTCGCCCGGTGAGCGCTGCCGATCCCGCAAGAAACTCAGTTCGGTGAGGATCTCGCCGCGACCGTGAAACCAAAAATCCAACCGGTGCTGCCGGCCACTGGCGGACTGGTAGGTGGGTGGAACCACCAGGCCATAAGGCTGAACACTGCCATCCAATCGCGATCGATAGCCACGCACGATCAAGCCCGTGGCCGAGGTCCACGGAGAACGACCTTCCCGCAGCTGCCGCGCTCGCTCCA contains:
- a CDS encoding prolyl oligopeptidase family serine peptidase, which gives rise to MNLRFLLPAVMLGFGWACATADGVADNQIDNVRRQPPPGKPIAAEDRQELDRGVAELASEIESLKTELKGRSALLELLPDIQIFHKAVSWALQYDEIFNPTNEVVAAKDFIRQGLERARQLREGRSPWTSATGLIVRGYRSRLDGSVQPYGLVVPPTYQSASGRQHRLDFWFHGRGEILTELSFLRDRQRSPGEFVPRDTFVLHPYSRYCNGQKLAGEVDAFEAMDHVRRSYPIDENRIVVRGFSLGGAACWHMAVHHASKWAAAAPGAGFSETPDFLKVFQKETIQPSWYERKLWHLYDCPDYAINLSHCPTVAYSGDKDSQKQAADMMVKAMEAEGLDLVHIIGTNAGHHYTAEAKAEINQRLDAIVARGREQLPARVRFATYTLRYPEMAWVRIEGLEEHWEQGRVEAVLTGGSGVIVKTKNVSSLVLNMAPGLCPLDPVVKPKVTLDGVELSAPRPRSDRSWMAEFSKVGGTWRAGPLEGKAGEFRKKPGLQGPIDDAFLDSFLMVKPSGSAWHEKTGRWAEGEFKHAVEHWRRHFRGDARVKEAGAVTDADIASHNLILWGDPSSNPLLQKILPLLPIQWDERSLRVAGVAHASSEHMPVMIYPNPLNPRRYIVLNSGFTFREYDYLNNARQVPKLPDYAVIDLKQPVTSRFPGGVAAAGFFNEQWQFRSSPK